In Candidatus Methylomirabilota bacterium, the following are encoded in one genomic region:
- a CDS encoding aminotransferase class I/II-fold pyridoxal phosphate-dependent enzyme: MTTPRISKRVQGFTESVIREMTRVNAEHGGVNLAQGFPNFPPPKELAEAAHRAIDGDFHQYAITWGARNLREAIAAKFEHFYGKPVDPERQVTVCCGSTEAMLSSLLAVLDPGDEIIIFEPFYENYGPGAIISGARPVYVPLEPPAFSFDPDRLARAFTPRTKAIIFNSPNNPTGKVFNLRELESIAELCQKHDVLAITDEIYEHIVFDGHRHIPIATLPGMWDRTITISGVSKSYSVTGWRIGYTISSPEIAVGIRRAHDFVTVGAPAPLQEAAVTALHLPDSYYLSLREAYQARRDLLCPLLEKAGFPIFRPSGAYYVLTECRHFLQRYGLPDDTAFAMYLVKEVGVATVPGSSFYAHPELGRTKIRFCFPKTDDVLLDAGRRLQALAR; this comes from the coding sequence ATGACGACGCCGCGGATCTCGAAGCGCGTCCAGGGGTTCACCGAGTCGGTGATCCGAGAGATGACCCGGGTGAACGCCGAGCACGGGGGCGTGAACCTGGCCCAGGGGTTCCCGAACTTCCCGCCGCCCAAGGAGCTGGCTGAGGCGGCGCACCGGGCGATCGATGGCGACTTCCACCAGTACGCGATCACCTGGGGAGCGCGGAACCTGCGCGAGGCGATCGCCGCCAAGTTCGAGCATTTCTACGGCAAGCCGGTGGATCCCGAACGGCAGGTGACGGTCTGCTGCGGCTCGACGGAGGCGATGCTCTCGAGCCTCCTGGCCGTCCTCGACCCCGGCGACGAGATCATCATCTTCGAGCCGTTCTACGAGAACTACGGACCCGGAGCGATCATCTCCGGAGCCCGACCGGTGTACGTCCCGCTCGAGCCGCCGGCGTTCTCGTTCGACCCCGACCGGCTCGCCCGGGCCTTCACTCCCCGCACGAAGGCCATCATCTTCAACAGCCCGAACAACCCCACCGGAAAGGTCTTCAACCTGCGGGAGCTCGAGTCGATCGCCGAGCTCTGCCAGAAGCACGACGTCCTCGCCATTACCGACGAGATCTACGAGCACATCGTGTTCGACGGCCACCGGCACATCCCGATCGCGACGCTTCCCGGGATGTGGGACCGGACGATCACCATCTCGGGTGTCTCCAAGTCGTACTCGGTGACGGGCTGGCGGATCGGCTACACGATCAGCTCTCCCGAGATCGCCGTCGGGATCCGCCGCGCCCACGACTTCGTGACCGTGGGCGCGCCGGCTCCCCTGCAGGAGGCGGCGGTGACCGCCCTTCACCTGCCGGACAGCTACTATCTGAGCCTCCGTGAGGCGTATCAGGCCCGTCGGGATCTCCTCTGCCCGCTGCTCGAGAAGGCCGGGTTCCCCATCTTCAGGCCGTCCGGGGCCTATTACGTGTTGACGGAGTGCCGGCACTTCCTCCAGCGCTACGGCCTGCCCGATGACACGGCCTTCGCCATGTACCTCGTGAAGGAGGTCGGAGTCGCGACGGTTCCGGGATCCTCCTTCTACGCCCACCCGGAGCTCGGCCGGACCAAGATCCGCTTCTGCTTTCCGAAGACCGACGACGT